The DNA segment ACGCCTGGGCTCCTTACCATTGCTATGTAGACGTTGGCGAGGGTGAAGTGGTTGACGACAAAGTGCGGAGCGATTTCCACGGCCATGCGAGCGACGGTGAGGGCGTCCTCCCACAGCCGAGCGTTCTGGAAGATGTTGGCCAGGCTGATGAGGGGAACGTCCTGGAGGGAGAttcaggaagaagaaggagaaaaatgcTGACATGTTTTGATCAGAACATGTTGGTAGCTTGAAGACGGCTGGTGAACTTGCCTTCATGTGATGCGGGGCGTAGTTGAGGGCCTGTCGCAGACAGTCGATGGCCCTCTTGCCTTGACCTTTCACCCTCCAGTACAGTGCAGCCATGCTGGATAAAACCCAGGATGTTTGATTCTGAAGGTTCAGGGATTGAAatcaggggaagaaaaaaaaaaaggaaagtcaGCAAATAGTGATGCTGCTGACAAATAAAGTCATCAAACTAAAAGAACGTACGAAAGCACAGAGTGTAAAAAAACACCCCCCCCAATATTTTACTACCAGGATTGAGGGTAAATAGGTGCCGTGCAGCCAATCAAGATCAACAAAGCAAATCATTTCCACCATCTGAAAGTATTTCACCTTCTCCAGTACTTTAGCGATGCGCGTTCCGACCTGCTCAAAGGACTGCGGGGAGAACTTATCTTTGCCGAGGTTCTGCAGAACCTGTGGATGAGGACAAGAAGAGACACAGAAGTTATAACTGACTGATCTGAAATCCACCAGCAAACaacgttttcagtgtttctgctgttttcaaaacttccctgaaatgaaaatgttaaaaactggtgctttttcacttcaaatgctGTGGTGTATGCAGGGTGTCACTCGATGTCAGGATCGTCACAGCAGGTTTTGCTCTGATGTGATCTGAGAAAAGATCCAGCACCCTGTGGTCCCTCGCAATAAAGACTTTACTGATCTTTAGTAtgtgtaaataaagttttcagtgaaCATGTGAAGCTACCCCTCAATTGATTTGAATATTCTGGTTTCCAAATTGCCAAAGTACTACTGCCAACCGGTCCCGGGCGTAACCTGCTCTTTGCCCAGAGTCAGCTTGGGCGCGCTTCCTCCCCCTACTTAaaaccagaggagaaacatGGCTTCCTGGATGAAACGGTGACCGCAGCGTCTCCTCCTGTTTGCATGTTAATTGCGACCCGTGGCCTCCGCCTTGGCCTACCTCACGCAGCTGGCTCTCCCCGGTGTAGTGGATGGCGGCTCGATTGGCCACCCCCGCGAGGTGGTCCAGGGTGTGCATGCTGGCTGCCAGGTTGGCGTTGCATAAAGGTTCGGCTGCTGGCTCCTGGAGCGGAGTGGCAAAGTCTATGTGCTCTGTGATGCTGAAGAGGGATGGCGATTGGATAATGTCAAAATAAGCATCATGAACAGGAAAACGCTGGACTTGATTTCTGGGGCTCACGGTCAGGACAGTGACGGTCTTACTCGATGTTTTTGGCTGAAACAGCCAACCAGGTACTGGCCACAGTGGTGAGGTCTACCCTCCGTGTGCGCTGGCACTCCTCTGGCCCTGGCCAGCCCAGACTTGTGTAGTCTCTCCAGCGACCTGCAGAAAGGTGAATATTTTTAGTTTCCATGTGATGCTGTTGGAACAAAGGAGAACGTAGGTGGGTGTGGTACCTGAGGGGCCAGGCGATGGGATAGTCGGACCGCTTATCTCTAGAACGGAGTGTCCGCCAGGCGACAAGTCGCCATTCTGACTGTCATCAGAGATGGAAACCGTTTCTGAGCCGTCCACCTTTGCTTTTCTGACTCGTTTCACCTGGAAGGTGATCTGGAAACCAACAACAAACCACACTTATGTTACCGAGTTACTCTTGACCCACTTTACTTACTTCGGCGAGAGCCTTCACACTTACCCACTCCGCTCCTTCGTCATCCTCGCAGTTTCCAAAGCAGGGCCCACTCCCGGCACGGGCGCCCATGACGCGGTCGTTTTTCAGAACTCGGATACCTCGGAGGTCGCCTCGTTTCCCTCCGACGTCCAGAGCTCCCTCGAACGCCCCCATCAGGTCCTCCTTCAGCTgccactcctcctccttttccgcCCCGTCTCCAAAGGAAGCTGCCAGTTTCCCCGTCTctgaggcagagggaggaggctgctgctggccggCCGCCTCACCGGAACCGTTACTGTCCAAGACCACCTCTGAATAGTGAAGAGAACAAGAAGCAACATGGTTAGGCCAAGCGGACACGTCATGTCTGCTGGTTACCTGGAGCAACTTTTCAATGCTACCATAAAGCTTATAAAGGCGGGTAatccaaaataaatcaaattctCACTTTCAAACAGTAGAGTGTCCTCTATGGCAGAAAGAGCAGGGGTGTCCTGTTTCTCCTCACTGCCCTCCCATTCCTCCAGCTGTATACCGAGGTCGTCCTCCACCATGCAGCCAGCGCTCTCTGAAAcgacaaaaaaattaaatctcactCGTGTTTGCATGGTCGCTTTGTGGTCCCAGAGGCCACCTACCAGAAGCCACCAGTattgaaaattcatttgtaaGCTTGACATATTGTGTAAcataaatgtggaaaaagtgaagGTGATTGAATACTTTCTGAATGTACTGCTGTATAAACCTGTGCAATTCAATCaaagaaatacatttgttttaaacTCCAAATGTTCCTTTTCCAATCGTCATTTATTgcaaaaatatgaaatgaaaagaaatagaagtttgtttaaaaactgtATATCAGCAGGAAAAAGTTAAGTCATGGACAAGATTAACACGATAGCTGCAAGGACAgactgaatttatttatttatttttttatttctgttgcacGTGTGTTGGTGGTCAATTAAAAAGTTAATTTTGTACATATCCGTAAACCTGAAGTGGGAGTATGTTTTGTAAGTGCTTAGTGTGAACTCATGCACTCTGTGTGCTTTATGGGAGCAATATTTAGCTTTAGTGGGTAAAATATAGTCCCCTCTAAATTTGGCATCAACTATTTTCTGCAGCTTTAATTATTGAGTGGCAAAATTTCTCCACTTCAGAGCACTTTTCTGCTCACTCCAACTGATGTGAATGAAGGGACGGTGCAGCTTCTGTTCACAACAGGAACAGCGAGCAAACTtgttttgagttgtattttctaAATTGCAGGAGATGACATTGGAAGAGTTTGTGTATTAAGCTCACTGTCTGACTTTAGCTGAATGCAGCAACATTTGGACccaatgaaaggaaaaaaaaacccctcacaAATTAGGAGCTTGCAGGTACTTTACTAAAGTGGATTTAGTCAGTATTTTCTGTGAGCTGAATCAGGGGCGTCGAAGTCAATTGAGCTCATGTTGAGATAACATGACATAAAGCtgattttaatttcactttctggcaaaaaaaaacaaaaaaaaacagtgaaatgtccaactAACTTttcctatagctgttgcattatgcatgttttacaagctcactctgacagcatggctttgaggctaatgctagtttgctagctTTCTTGGAAccaatatctcagctcgggtctcaatGTTGTGTTTGCTTGTCTTCAGAAATTTGTTCCAAAAAAAGTTTTCTCAGACATTCTGGTTTGACGGCCGGATTGGAGCTGtttgtgggctggttttggcccatgggccttatttTGTGACAACCCTGACCTAAAGATTGGAAATTACTGCCTGTATACACAAGAAAGATCAGTTCTTGTCGTTGGTTGAAGCTTATCAGCAGTCAGCACAAAGAAGAGTAATTTCTCTTTGctttaatcttgttttattcTTATATCTGACCTATGTTCAGTTGAAATACAACTGTAGACATGGTGTGAAAAGCTGCTGAgttaaaagctattttttttttttttttattaattaatgTAAACTGTAAATTGAATTATCATGAGTGGAATTAGACCTTATTGAGATGCTCTGTGTTCAAAGCAGACTTGGTTCCTCGGCGCATTTTGGAGATTCAGGCTCAGATTTTCAGTGGTTGTAGTCTGATTCAGATTCTTCAGTTTCTTTATGTCTTGGAGATTTAAAGTTGAAATGGGAGTTTTAAAAAGTGTTCCTGTATAACCCAGCAAAAACAGGTGAACGGTCTCAAGTCATTATAGTTTCACTAAGGTGTGGATGAATTCATTCACGAAAATAAGCTGAGACTATTGCAACTACCTCCTTTCTTGTGCAAATCATACGCTATTCCCTTACATCTCCTTTAAATTCACCAGCGTGGAAGCTCCTTGCATTTAACCGACATCACATACTTTCCATCCACTggcagaaaacactgcaggattCCAGTAATTAGCCTTAAAATACACCCCAGTCTTCCCTTGTCCTATATTATAGAAACACTGACCTCATATGTGCCAGTTTGCAGTCTGACACTCTTGGGCGGGTCCCCTGTGGTTATTTCAAAGTCGAGGCTAAACATTTCACTGCAGTTGTACTTTTATCATAAGGGCTTCTCGACTTTGGAAAGACTTTCCTGGTAGCAAGCTTGCAAAATTAGTCGCTTCTGTTTAAACACTTATAAAAACCTACAGTGTGTCAGATTTATGTGAAGCAAATCTTTCTGCACTCGatggcagtagtgagtcacaCGAGAAACAGttttctggtattttttttttttttttttgccaagacACTATAAAAATATCCTGTTTTTACTCTTATTTATTATCTGAATCTGGGAAGAAAGTTAGACTGATTCTGATATGACAATGCGTGACTAGCTGGTAAGCTTATTAAAATGGGTACTAAAACATTGAATGCCATTTATTTCTacttttagcctttttttaaacttcattttcaATTGAACTTGTATCATTAACCTGGGAATTTGATGAACCCTGGTTTACCAGAGTTCTGTCGGGTTGTGTGCAGAAAAATGCTGATTGGTGAAACCATTTGGAGCCTTCAGCCACCATGTTCAATCTAGTATGGCTGTTAAACAGCTTCAGATTGTATCTTGATCAATGACAAAATGGAATGAAGAAATAGAAACTGCAAAGTGAATGAACTATGATGTTCAGGTTCTATTGAGTGAGGAAGAATTTCAGACTGACTTTAAGTCAGTAATTCTAAAACAACAAAGTTGATGGAGGAATCAGCAACAGATCTGTGAAATGCAAAATTAAGCGAAGGACAGCTAGTCTTAATAATAATCATGTAAAtggactcactttttttttttttaactgatgcATTTACTTATGTACTGTTTCTCATCGTCACGATCGGCATGCTGAGGCGACTCACGTGAGCAGGGCTGCCGCTGTGACAGGTTGTACAGGAAGGGGTAGAACTGGAGACAGCGCAGCAGAGGCAGGCTGCTGCGGCACTGCTGGCAGTCGGCGAACGAtgtgaaggaagaggaggaggacagggccgTCTCCAGGATGTGGCGGAACAACGCCAGAGCGCCCGTCACGTTACCCTGGGCCAACTGCACGCTCACCAGGCTGAGCTGGGTGTGAGGCTGAGGTGGGGAACAAACATAAAGAGGCGTCATCACTCAATTTgtgaaactgaacattttatAATTAATGCAATGAGCAGACAGTAAATGAAATGGGAAGTCCACCATGTTACAAGAACAACTTATCAGCAAATGCATGTACAAACCGACTTCTGCAATGTGTGGCGACTGAATGAGATGTTGGCTTCTCTactgccacttcctgccacgCTTGATCACGTTTAGATAGTACATCTGTTCTACCTGTGGTTCCTGGATTGGCACATTATTCGCATTCACCCTTTTTACCTACGCGAGCcctgatttttctgttttttgtccATCAGCGGTTTGATTTAACAAGATGTTGGAAATGTTCCTCATCGATTTCAGAGCGCGCCGACTCGACAGCATCTTGCAGACTCCACAGATTGTTTTTTTGGCCACACACCAACGCTTTAAATTTTTCCCAAGGCACACTTTGAGGTTGATATGGCCAGATGACTGAATTCACTGAATTCAAACGTTCCTGGAAACACCTTGAGAACGTCTTTGTGACATGACACAATATACTGCTGGACATATAACAAGTGGAAACGGGTTAAGTGTGTGGCCATAAAAAATGCACTCAGTCAGCAAAGTGTGAATATGACACAGCATTTAAAAGTTAGCTGGGGTCAGAACTATGCAGTAAAAAGTAGCACAGCACCGAACTAAACTTGCAATGGCaagaaaagaaatgctttttaaaataaCCTGAAGTGTTTATACAAACAAATACAGCAACAGATTTTTGAGCTGGCCAGAGCAAAGTTTCAGACGGTTTTGGGGCAGCAGTCGCTCAGCCCAGAAACAATGGAGGTAAAACAACTGGGAGGGTGAGTAGGTgagtgggtgagtgtgtgtgcgaggccctgtttacacgacagcatttcaattaaaaaaatgcatggtTTCTTTCATGTCAGGAAACTCTTGCATTTCCACAACATTTAGAAAGTAATGTCAGTTTCCTGGGGGATGCCAAAAAACAAGTAGTTCAGCATGTAGGGTCAGGAGCTGAGgctgttgttttttgtaatcAAGCTGATAACAATACACTTTGAACATTAACAACGGTACAGTACACAGATATTCACAGGGGCAGACGTCCATGTTGGACTGTTTTTCCAGGTGACTCAACACCATAAGTAAATGTTCTCTGTAAATTAAAACGCAAAAGTCAATCATAGCATATCAAAACTGTATGGTTTTCAGCTGATGTGACTGTACCTCTGATGAATTGAGTGCCAGTGCATGCTCCAGCAGGGTTTGTGCATGGGAGGTCAGGCCGTAGTGTAGCAGCAGGTTAGCGGCGTTGGTGAGGGGCAGGTGGcggtgggaaggcggggctgAGCTCAACACTTGTCGCAGGCACTGCAGGGCCCGGCTGCCGTTGCCTTTAGCCCTCCAGAACAGGGCAGCTTCGTTAAGGACCTGCCAGCGGGGTAAAGTGGTCTACAGGCACAAAAACACTTCGGTTAGCCGTGTTACAACAATTCATTAAAACTTTACTTGTACAgtgcattttgactttttttttctttttttttaccactcTCTACACTGTTGGTTCTATTCACACGTCAACAGCGCTAGACCTCAACATCCATTCTGAGAAGTTTTGGGTATCGGGGCTTGATCAGAGACCAAATGAGGATCATTCAATTCAGTTTCAGAATAACTGTAAAAAACGAACATACTTACAGTCGGGGCTTCTacatgttcgtttctaaggaaaagtgatcgttcacaacattgaaatggtccaaaatagttgtttagattcaaattaaaacatcttcgATTTTGTGCGCATACACGCTCGACTttgctgaagtgctgaagacgcacgTCTTCAATTTCAAGACTtgtttattcaaaaaaaaaaagtgcaataaaaaggtattttttatttaacataatgaataatcgtgattacaatattgacaaaaacaatcgtgattatcattttggccataatcgtgcagccctataACAACTAAAACAGAAACACTATAATCATTTTCTACAGATGTATGATCTCCAATATATTACATAAAGTAGTAAAAATAAAGTGTAGTGATACTCTGAGAATATAGAAGTTAAACATTCTCTCACTTGTTTCATAGCTTGAGCTATTTTGTAGCCAATTTGCTCCAGTGTTGATCCTCCGCTGCGAAGCTGCAATATCTGTAAAAGGAAGGAGTAATATCCGTGACTGGATGTTCTCCTGTGCAGACAATACTCGGATGGGAACACATCACAAATCAATCTATAGTTGTGCATTTATGTGAACAAACATCCAGACAGATACCTCGGAGGCAAAGGGATCTGACAGCTCCTTCTCTTCAAGGGTCCACTCCAGTGAAGCAGGCAACAGGGCGGGGTACGGCTGGGGGGAGGGACCGCAGTCTGGCAGAGCAACAGTCTGAGAAAGACTGCTGCTCCCGTAAAGAAGAGACGCCACGGGGCTGAGCAAACAAGACAGACACATCTTATTCACTCATCTTTTACATGTGGCAATTGTAGAAGAATAACTGCAGCTTCGCAATTGTATAAGTGCTTGTTTTCAGTCCTTGGTAACCATGCTGCTACCAAGTTTTTCCAaaattgtgtgtattttgaaATCTGCATTAACCTCAAACCCTGAGTTTCAGGGGGAAGGTAGTAGGTCGGCAGAAGGTTTGCGGGAGGTACGCTGGGGTACTCATGAGCACAGTCAGTCCTCTGAGGCCACAACATCTTTTGGATATCctgaagcagaaacacaacacTACACCGTATCAAACAGTATCAAATacagaaaagacagagaaaaatctttaatttacaatatttataaaacaaaacaaaaccaaaattgTTAGTGTTGAAGAAATCATCTTCAAAAGCAGACAATAATGCCTTAACTTGACTACTCCTGGTAAATAAGCACAGAAATGTTCATACAAAAACCTCTAAGATTGAAAATGAGGAGCCAGAGGATCTGCAGAGCTATCAAGGCTCATCAAGTGATCACATTTTGGTAACTAAGTTGGTGTTTCTAAATCTGCCATCAAACCTCTGTATTATCTTGGTGGTTTCCCCAAAGGGCAGCAGCAGGGTCCTTGTCCCCGGACACAGAGGGATGGAGCTGGGGGCCGGGGGTCGTCTGGTTCGCATTGCGCTCTGACACAAGAGCCACGCTGGACGCCACAGACACCTCCTCTCCAAACtatcaaaaaagaaacacaaagtgagAAGAACCAGGGTCGAAAGCATCACCTTGAATTCTGACTGCATGCAGTTCACACAGTAAGCTATGTACATTTCCACTGATTAATTTCTTTATGTCACTCAAGCAACTCCCATCTTCTTCAATAAGCACAGAAAAAGGTCTAATCTAGAGATCTGGTAATTGATAATTTCAGCAACTGGTAATTTAAAGATATTTACATTGAGTATGTTTAGATtcagccaataacccttttcaaactcgaatattggcaataacccagtagtgcgtggccatgtaaacaccagcAAAAACCCGAAAAAGCTCATGTTCGacattttaaaaacctgaaaaagaccgctgggttactccttttcaaacccgaaagtgccgccgtgtaaacagatacCGGGTAacgggacattgtttttggctctgcgcatgctccatccgcaatgaatcatggtcttttgagtccagcaacgagtaggcgcaAAACTCACTGGAAATATGCAGCTCAACCACACTTTTGACCGTGTGAGGCTTCCATAACGCACGATacaaactgttattctgagtgCGCACaccgcacatgcttccttctgaaagtcagcgatttgtatggcctgcagaaaaagCATGTAccacagaacaaccgttctgtctacagaacagaatcaccgcagcactgtctgcggtgcctctgcagtccactggaggaggttgccagatctgtcgatctagcccgtaaaaaaaaatctgaaactcgtagaaagcagcccaaaccgccatcttggttgaaaatgcatgttaaaaccatatttgtatgaaaaaaaaaaaaaacacgtcatatcacataatcatttaatcaacccatccgacgtgttaaaaaaaagaagcttgctttggcggaaaccccacccaatctggcaacacaaagccgctccggtcagagctgttttgttttgaggacacgattcagttatttatgacgtgcgccgtggtttggaaagggagatatggggtaactctctgtctgttaaagcatgtaaacggggttttccgaatgtttcagaaacccagatattgacctgaacccgaataTTAGCTTCATGTAAACGTAGTGATTGTGCAATAGAGGGAACTCTTGTTTTTCAGGGTCAGTGACCTTGAAGAGGTCCTTCCAAAATCACTGGTTACATTCAAACAAATGTGGTGAAACTCAAAGTTCTTCAAACAGAATGAATTTCACTGATTATGTTGAAGGCTCCTGATTTGATGCTCATAAGATGAGGGTTACGTCCTCACGGTTCagaggttttgttttatttatttttgacgACATGTAGCAACCCATCTTGTACTGCAACATACGTTTACACCTCAAGATGGTGTCTagaggcagctggaggaatAGATAACACAATGACTGAAGCTCTTGGTCTAGGAATGGGTTCACTAATGTTGCTGCACTCGTGCTGCTGTGTGACAACTAAATAAATCTTGCCTACGCAAATTAAGAAAGGCTAAAAATCCCACCAATACAATTATTCTATTTAGTTAAGATGGTGGAGATCATGTCTGAAATTGTAGCAGTGTCTGTTTTGTTCACACCTTCATCGACACAATGCAATTCCACATGGGTCTTGAGATTAGATAAGTAAGGTTGAGACCTGAAGTTCAAATCCCACTGCCAATAATTTACAACTGAGGGTCTCTGAGTGAGGCCTGTCACTCCCTGCAGTTCATATGTGTAGCTCATCTTAACTATGAATAGTATGTGGAAAACAGCCCTCAATAACCGGAACTGTGGCAAAACATCTCACACTTTCAAACTTACTTGGACATAATGGACGTGTTCAAACAGATCACCCCGGTGATAACGCACAGGCAGGTCAAAAGGGCAGTAAAGATTGCGCTGCTGTTGTCCCAGGCGACACATCTGATGGTTCCCTGAAACATACGAGAAACATGATACTGAAAGTGCTGCAACGCACTACAGGAACTACTGATGAATGTCaatggaagaaatgtgacataCGAGGCAAAGCAAAGTCGTGTGTGATTTCTTTCATGTGACACACGGTTCAAACTTCCTTACTAGAGCTTCTCTTCAGCCTATCATGTCTTTCTGGGAGCTCTACTTCCTGAAGTAAACCAGTTAACTTGCCTCTTCAGAGAAATCAGATGAACAATTTCTCTGCAGAGAAAGTTTTGCAGGTTTtcaatgtcctcacaacaaaCCTCACTAATTCAATAAATGTGTCATCACTAATCTCCACAGAGAGCCCAATATTGAGCGCAGTATTACAATTGTGTTTGAACAGGTGAAATATAGGACTGTGGCCCTCCGGAACCAGGATTTTACACCTGGGTTTTGAGCTTTGACAACTTGGAATCGTAATTTGCTCAACTACCAAATTGTGGATAAATTTCTTGATCAAAAGCAATCAGCATCTTTCCAGTTGGTCAAAGGCTCCACAGACTACCGAGATTCCATGGTTACATGAGCTGCACACTTCCATTCCGATCATGCCTTCATCCACTCGTTGTGAATGTCGCCCTACCGAGTTGGGCTTCTTTGGCCATCTGGGTCTCGTGTATAATGTTGCGCAggatctgctcctcctgcagcagcttgtgtttgtccaGTGCCTCCTGCTGGCGGAGGTAGTGATCGTGCTGCTTCTGGTACTCCTTCAGCTCGTTCAGCGTCCGCTGCAGGGATCTATAAAAGATAGGAAAATGTGAAAGttggtgaagaaaacaaaaacagggcATCTGGCAGAATACTTACTGCTTCTCTCCTACATCAGTATTTTATTAAGGTATGCTAGAAATCTGAACGAAAAATCTCCCCTTGTCCAATAATTACTCATGTAGGTAAAGGCACTCAAAATCTAACTTATAGGACCATCTGTATAGAATTATGAGCAGAAGTGGCATTTttattattcaaaataaattactGATTAAAAATTGCAATTAAAATTACAATTGGACTGACTCAGAATCTCAAGCTATAAGTGTCTCTCATCCAGTTGCCTGTATTACTTCCATCTAAAGCAGGCAGCAAAAATAGCAACAAAGTACTGAAAATGTGTATATGTCTACCTGTGCTGGGCTTCCAGGCGCTGCTCCAGCTTTTGCTGACAAAGCACAGCGTGCTTCCTCCTCAGGGCCTGCTCAAAGCCTGGCTGAGCCTGCAGTGCCTGCTCGTAGCACAGCACTGAGTGGTTGTATTCCCCAAGCATCTGGTCAGAAGGCAACACAAGTGGCATAAAGAGCAGGGAAACAGCCGAGGTCAAACTCTCGTTTGTTTCATGAAGAAATCAAGCCGTGACGGCTCGAGCACAAAGAAGCTAAAAATATGTACGTTAGTAAAAAGCTTCAGAGAGTAGTAAAAAGAGAATTGTTAAGACTAAAACGAGTCTGGCAACAAACCCGTGAGACAACTGAATCCCCTTGTCATAGAAAAATCCTTTAATGGCTGTTGGCTTGGAACACACTCTAGATTTGTCATCAGAAAATAGTATTTGCTAATAATACTAACCAGTGAGAAAAGAGACTGCTGACAACTGAATTCTGCGGATCTCTGAAACTCAACCACAGATCTGATGACAGGATCAGCCTCTATTGAAGAAT comes from the Salarias fasciatus chromosome 1, fSalaFa1.1, whole genome shotgun sequence genome and includes:
- the ttc17 gene encoding tetratricopeptide repeat protein 17, whose protein sequence is MADLRKICPESSPCRVNYSRKTTFQGRLFILLCVLIVDSGGATTHWVVTEDGKIQQQVDSPLNLKHPHDVVIFMRQETRVNYLKRLEKQLVAQKIHIEENEDRDTGLEQRHYKEDADCVMAKVPLGDLDLYDGTFIAIESKNISPEDFVDSRSALPPDLEKPDCAKVFELPYSIHAFQHLRGVQERANLTSPLLSKEDPIFSSLSHKMGRSVDEVGHRIHQALLRNSSSWVLYNMASFYWRMKNEPQRAVDCVVRALHFSPRQHKDIALVNMANVLHRAHFSADAAILAHAALDLTSDLFTSHYTLGNIYAMLGEYNHSVLCYEQALQAQPGFEQALRRKHAVLCQQKLEQRLEAQHRSLQRTLNELKEYQKQHDHYLRQQEALDKHKLLQEEQILRNIIHETQMAKEAQLGNHQMCRLGQQQRNLYCPFDLPVRYHRGDLFEHVHYVQFGEEVSVASSVALVSERNANQTTPGPQLHPSVSGDKDPAAALWGNHQDNTEDIQKMLWPQRTDCAHEYPSVPPANLLPTYYLPPETQGLSPVASLLYGSSSLSQTVALPDCGPSPQPYPALLPASLEWTLEEKELSDPFASEILQLRSGGSTLEQIGYKIAQAMKQTTLPRWQVLNEAALFWRAKGNGSRALQCLRQVLSSAPPSHRHLPLTNAANLLLHYGLTSHAQTLLEHALALNSSEPHTQLSLVSVQLAQGNVTGALALFRHILETALSSSSSFTSFADCQQCRSSLPLLRCLQFYPFLYNLSQRQPCSQSAGCMVEDDLGIQLEEWEGSEEKQDTPALSAIEDTLLFEKVVLDSNGSGEAAGQQQPPPSASETGKLAASFGDGAEKEEEWQLKEDLMGAFEGALDVGGKRGDLRGIRVLKNDRVMGARAGSGPCFGNCEDDEGAEWITFQVKRVRKAKVDGSETVSISDDSQNGDLSPGGHSVLEISGPTIPSPGPSGRWRDYTSLGWPGPEECQRTRRVDLTTVASTWLAVSAKNIDITEHIDFATPLQEPAAEPLCNANLAASMHTLDHLAGVANRAAIHYTGESQLREVLQNLGKDKFSPQSFEQVGTRIAKVLEKNQTSWVLSSMAALYWRVKGQGKRAIDCLRQALNYAPHHMKDVPLISLANIFQNARLWEDALTVARMAVEIAPHFVVNHFTLANVYIAMEEFEKAMRWYESTLKLQPEFAPAKDRLRTIQCYLLTKRERRQP